In one window of Leifsonia sp. NPDC080035 DNA:
- the nadB gene encoding L-aspartate oxidase, which translates to MSRVVVAGSGIAGLVAALRASARHEVTLLTKSQLAEANTRYAQGGIAAALFVDDSAEAHVADTLRAGAGLNVREAVEALCGDGPDRVRELIALGVAFDRDGDGLARGLEAAHSSARVLHAGGDATGAEIERALVAAVRASGVRIVEGAFLLDVLVDGGAAAGVAVRLADGSETSIAADAVILATGGSGRLYSHTTNPSVATGDGMAAAWRAGAVLADLEFTQFHPTALALPGSFLVSEAVRGEGAVLRNARGERFMLDVHPDAELAPRDVVARGIAVEMAAQDGRPVVLDATALGADFLARRFPTIGAACRAAGLDWSREPIPVTPAAHYAMGGVATDVHGRTSVPGLFAVGEVACTGAHGANRLASNSLLEGLVFAHRAVDVLGEPWPEAPAWLDEPAAGIVAVAPSDGADDGDRPFDRSRLQDILWSASGVHRDRTGLERAAVELAAFAMPAPGEDANLLQLGRLVVAAALSREESRGAHFRSDFPLTADGDARHTVLAPVPTRTSVTTDTEVTVSC; encoded by the coding sequence ATGAGCCGCGTCGTCGTCGCCGGCAGCGGGATCGCCGGGCTCGTCGCCGCGCTCCGCGCCTCCGCGCGGCACGAGGTGACGCTGCTGACCAAGTCTCAGCTCGCCGAGGCGAACACCCGCTACGCGCAGGGCGGCATCGCCGCTGCGCTGTTCGTGGACGATTCGGCGGAGGCGCACGTGGCCGACACGCTGCGCGCCGGGGCCGGGTTGAACGTGCGCGAGGCCGTCGAGGCGCTCTGCGGCGACGGGCCGGACCGCGTCCGCGAGCTGATCGCACTCGGCGTCGCGTTCGACCGGGACGGCGACGGCCTCGCCAGGGGGCTCGAGGCCGCGCACTCGAGCGCGCGGGTGCTGCACGCCGGCGGCGACGCCACCGGCGCGGAGATCGAGCGGGCGCTGGTCGCCGCGGTGCGGGCGTCCGGCGTCCGGATCGTGGAGGGAGCGTTCCTGCTGGATGTGCTGGTCGACGGCGGCGCCGCAGCGGGCGTCGCGGTGCGGCTCGCCGACGGCAGCGAGACGTCTATCGCGGCCGACGCGGTCATCCTGGCGACGGGCGGCTCCGGCCGGCTCTACAGCCACACCACCAATCCCTCCGTCGCGACCGGCGACGGGATGGCCGCCGCCTGGCGGGCCGGCGCCGTGCTGGCCGACCTCGAGTTCACGCAGTTCCACCCGACCGCCCTCGCGCTGCCCGGCTCGTTCCTGGTGTCAGAGGCGGTTCGCGGCGAGGGCGCGGTGCTGCGGAACGCGCGAGGCGAGCGGTTCATGCTCGACGTTCATCCCGATGCGGAGCTCGCCCCGCGCGACGTCGTCGCCCGCGGCATCGCGGTGGAGATGGCGGCGCAGGACGGCCGTCCGGTCGTGCTCGACGCGACCGCGCTCGGCGCCGACTTCCTCGCCCGGCGCTTCCCCACCATCGGGGCGGCGTGCCGTGCCGCGGGCCTCGACTGGAGCCGCGAGCCGATCCCGGTGACGCCCGCCGCCCACTACGCGATGGGCGGGGTGGCGACCGACGTGCACGGGCGCACCAGCGTCCCCGGTCTCTTCGCCGTCGGCGAGGTGGCCTGCACGGGCGCGCACGGCGCCAACAGGCTCGCCTCCAACTCGCTGCTGGAGGGGCTCGTGTTCGCGCACCGCGCCGTCGACGTGCTCGGCGAGCCGTGGCCGGAGGCCCCCGCGTGGCTGGACGAGCCGGCGGCCGGGATCGTGGCCGTGGCGCCGTCGGACGGCGCCGACGACGGCGACCGGCCGTTCGACCGCTCGCGGCTGCAGGACATCCTCTGGTCGGCCTCGGGTGTACACCGCGACCGCACGGGCCTCGAACGCGCGGCCGTCGAGCTCGCCGCGTTCGCCATGCCCGCCCCCGGCGAGGACGCGAACCTCCTCCAGCTCGGCCGCCTCGTCGTCGCGGCCGCACTCTCCCGCGAGGAGTCGCGGGGCGCGCACTTCCGCTCCGACTTCCCGCTGACCGCCGACGGAGACGCGCGCCACACCGTGCTCGCCCCCGTCCCGACCCGCACATCCGTTACGACCGACACCGAGGTGACCGTCTCATGCTGA
- the gcvH gene encoding glycine cleavage system protein GcvH, with the protein MAAEQDLKYTAEHEWLLVEGDTATVGITRYAAEKLGDVVFVELPAEGSDVAAGRVVGEIESTKSVGELFAPVDGTVAEANQAVVDAPELVNSDPFGEGWLIKVTFTELPDGLLSHDEYKALTGE; encoded by the coding sequence ATGGCCGCAGAGCAGGACCTCAAGTACACCGCGGAGCACGAGTGGCTGCTCGTCGAGGGTGACACCGCGACCGTCGGCATCACCCGCTACGCCGCGGAGAAGCTGGGCGACGTGGTCTTCGTCGAGCTCCCGGCGGAGGGCAGCGACGTCGCCGCCGGCCGGGTCGTCGGCGAGATCGAGTCCACCAAGTCCGTCGGCGAGCTGTTCGCGCCGGTGGACGGCACGGTCGCCGAGGCAAACCAGGCGGTCGTCGACGCCCCCGAGCTGGTCAACAGCGACCCGTTCGGGGAGGGCTGGCTGATCAAGGTCACCTTCACCGAGCTGCCGGACGGGCTGCTCTCCCACGACGAGTACAAGGCCCTCACGGGCGAGTAA
- the gcvT gene encoding glycine cleavage system aminomethyltransferase GcvT: MTSQSTPSKDGDRTSPLHDAHERAGASFTDFAGWQMPVRYSSDLAEHHAVRTAAGLFDLSHMGEIVLIGPEAGAALDYALAGKLSALAVDQAKYSLLLSRSGGIVDDLVVYRTGDDRYMVVANAANRAVVADELRDRTAPFDVEVFDESDDIALIAVQGPASLSILLATPGFHIEGDDVAQRITDLKYYWSVPAEFETHPVLIARTGYTGEDGFELYTAPDNARSLWDALLEAGAEQGLVPAGLASRDTLRLEAGMPLYGHELGLDTMPAQAGLGRVVSLAKESDFIGRAASEEGPDAASRVLVGLMGEGKRAARAGYPVVAVSPDGSDEEVGVVTSGALSPTIGVPIAMAYVAPRYARPGTELHVDVRGSRLPFTVTALPFYSRKPTSPRKDG, from the coding sequence ATGACCTCGCAGTCCACCCCATCGAAGGATGGGGACCGCACCTCGCCCCTGCACGACGCGCACGAGCGCGCGGGCGCCTCGTTCACCGACTTCGCCGGCTGGCAGATGCCGGTGCGCTACTCCAGCGACCTGGCCGAGCACCACGCCGTCCGCACCGCTGCCGGGCTGTTCGACCTCTCCCACATGGGCGAGATCGTGCTCATCGGGCCCGAGGCGGGTGCCGCCCTCGACTACGCGCTGGCCGGCAAGCTCTCCGCGCTCGCCGTCGACCAGGCCAAGTACAGCCTCCTGCTCTCGCGCTCCGGCGGCATCGTGGACGACCTCGTCGTCTACCGCACCGGCGACGACCGCTACATGGTGGTCGCCAACGCCGCCAACCGCGCGGTGGTGGCAGACGAGCTCCGTGACCGCACCGCGCCCTTCGACGTCGAGGTGTTCGACGAGAGCGACGACATCGCCCTGATCGCCGTGCAGGGACCCGCCAGCCTCAGCATCCTGCTCGCAACGCCCGGTTTCCACATCGAGGGCGACGACGTCGCGCAGCGGATCACCGACCTCAAGTACTACTGGAGCGTCCCGGCCGAGTTCGAGACGCATCCCGTGCTCATCGCCCGCACCGGGTACACCGGCGAGGACGGCTTCGAGCTCTACACCGCCCCCGACAACGCCCGTTCCCTCTGGGACGCGCTGCTGGAGGCGGGTGCCGAGCAGGGCCTCGTGCCCGCCGGCCTCGCCAGCCGCGACACCCTCCGGCTCGAGGCGGGCATGCCGCTCTACGGCCACGAGCTCGGCCTCGACACCATGCCGGCCCAGGCGGGACTCGGCCGGGTCGTGAGCCTCGCCAAGGAGTCGGACTTCATCGGCAGGGCCGCGAGCGAGGAGGGGCCGGACGCCGCCTCCCGCGTGCTCGTCGGCCTGATGGGGGAGGGGAAGCGCGCCGCACGCGCCGGCTACCCGGTCGTCGCCGTGTCCCCGGACGGCAGCGACGAGGAGGTCGGCGTCGTCACCTCCGGCGCGCTCTCGCCGACGATCGGCGTCCCGATCGCGATGGCCTACGTCGCGCCCCGATACGCGCGTCCTGGCACCGAACTGCACGTGGATGTGCGTGGCAGCCGTCTCCCGTTCACCGTCACCGCCCTCCCCTTCTACAGCAGAAAGCCCACCTCCCCCAGAAAGGACGGCTGA
- a CDS encoding ABC transporter family substrate-binding protein produces the protein MHIKGRKVRYAVSAVAVAGVAALALSACTTSGSTGTSTAAKGGTVTVAVVNDFTSFNSQTPQGNLDTNGQVGYLNGSYGTGFQYIDNNYKIVHDDKFGTFKKTSDDPLTVKYTLNKNDKWSDGQPVTADDMILAWAIASGHYDSAKFDDNGNVTSGTQYFSIAGSTAGVDSTDFPEVSDDNTSITLKYATPYVDWELVNPIAQPAHIVAKKAGLSSAADLTKLLKTLPKGDPAAPVAPNATLKKAADFVNTGYDVTAFPTDKDLLVSSGPFVVSSWTPGQSLTMTKNKYYDGGLKPNVDKIVFRIIPDANAQVTALQNGEVDIINPQASADTLTALKQTTAKVLTGDQASYDHLDLNFGSQVFADPKVREAFLKTIPRQQILDSIVTPVNPKAKVLNSQIWLPNQQPEYGDSVKNNGSDAYSKVDIDGAKALLAGKTPTVRILYNTNNPNRVDEFQAIQASAAKAGFKIVNAGSPDWSKLLPGGNYDASLFGWISPGAGTAQIPQLFTTNGGGNYNRFSAANDDALATQTTLDKSKLTDLEMKIDKTAFSEGYGLPLFQLPGVFGVNARVDGVKFMGNQNGPFWNFWEWSVKSSTAK, from the coding sequence TTGCACATCAAGGGAAGAAAGGTCAGGTACGCGGTCAGCGCCGTCGCCGTCGCCGGTGTCGCCGCGCTCGCTCTGTCTGCCTGCACCACGTCCGGCAGCACGGGCACCTCGACCGCTGCCAAGGGCGGCACCGTCACGGTCGCTGTCGTGAACGACTTCACCTCGTTCAACTCGCAGACGCCGCAGGGCAACCTCGACACCAACGGTCAGGTCGGCTACCTCAACGGCTCGTACGGAACCGGGTTCCAGTACATCGACAACAACTACAAGATCGTCCACGACGACAAGTTCGGCACGTTCAAGAAGACCTCGGACGACCCGCTGACCGTCAAGTACACGCTGAACAAGAACGACAAGTGGTCCGATGGTCAGCCCGTCACCGCTGACGACATGATCCTCGCCTGGGCGATCGCCTCCGGTCACTACGACTCGGCGAAGTTCGACGACAACGGCAACGTCACGAGCGGTACGCAGTACTTCTCGATCGCCGGTTCCACCGCCGGTGTCGACTCGACCGACTTCCCCGAGGTCAGCGACGACAACACCTCGATCACGCTGAAGTACGCGACGCCGTACGTGGACTGGGAGCTCGTCAACCCGATCGCGCAGCCCGCGCACATCGTGGCCAAGAAGGCGGGCCTCTCCTCGGCCGCCGACCTGACGAAGCTGCTGAAGACGCTGCCGAAGGGCGACCCCGCCGCTCCGGTCGCGCCGAACGCGACGCTGAAGAAGGCCGCCGACTTCGTCAACACCGGTTACGACGTCACCGCGTTCCCGACCGACAAGGACCTGCTGGTCTCCTCCGGCCCGTTCGTCGTGTCGTCGTGGACCCCCGGCCAGTCGCTGACGATGACGAAGAACAAGTACTACGACGGCGGTCTGAAGCCGAACGTGGACAAGATCGTCTTCCGCATCATCCCGGACGCGAACGCTCAGGTCACCGCTCTCCAGAACGGTGAGGTCGACATCATCAACCCGCAGGCCTCTGCCGACACGCTCACCGCGCTCAAGCAGACCACCGCCAAGGTGCTGACCGGCGACCAGGCGTCGTACGACCACCTCGACCTCAACTTCGGTTCGCAGGTCTTCGCCGACCCGAAGGTCCGCGAGGCGTTCCTGAAGACGATCCCGCGTCAGCAGATCCTCGACTCGATCGTCACCCCGGTGAACCCGAAGGCCAAGGTCCTCAACTCGCAGATCTGGCTGCCGAACCAGCAGCCGGAGTACGGCGACAGCGTGAAGAACAACGGTTCCGACGCGTACAGCAAGGTCGACATCGACGGCGCAAAGGCCCTGCTGGCCGGCAAGACCCCGACCGTCCGCATCCTGTACAACACGAACAACCCGAACCGTGTCGACGAGTTCCAGGCCATCCAGGCATCCGCTGCCAAGGCCGGCTTCAAGATCGTCAACGCCGGTTCGCCGGACTGGAGCAAGCTCCTCCCGGGCGGCAACTACGACGCCTCGCTCTTCGGCTGGATCAGCCCGGGTGCGGGTACGGCGCAGATCCCGCAGCTGTTCACCACCAACGGTGGCGGTAACTACAACCGCTTCTCCGCTGCGAACGACGACGCGCTGGCCACCCAGACCACGCTCGACAAGAGCAAGCTGACCGACCTCGAGATGAAGATCGACAAGACGGCCTTCTCCGAGGGTTACGGCCTGCCGCTCTTCCAGCTGCCTGGTGTCTTCGGCGTCAACGCTCGCGTCGACGGTGTGAAGTTCATGGGCAACCAGAACGGCCCGTTCTGGAACTTCTGGGAGTGGTCGGTCAAGTCGTCCACCGCGAAGTAA
- a CDS encoding CPBP family intramembrane glutamic endopeptidase: protein MSTEQTWAGEVPVAPSARARMWWEIAIVLGLSLGQSAIYSIVNIVDLSTRGKALADQTAQVNASQSSRELFDFLYQVLGNLFPLFAVALVIYLLWQPQRSGFRRIGFDLTRPWRDLGGGMLLFLTIGVPGILFYALGRVLGVTVTVQASPLDTHWWTVPVLVLAALRAGLQEEVIVVGYLFTRLRQLGWGRWTIILAAALLRGSYHLYQGFGPFVGNAIMGVVFGWCYTRWGRVAPLVVAHVVIDIVSFVGYPLAVALWPAIFA from the coding sequence ATGAGCACTGAGCAGACCTGGGCCGGCGAGGTCCCGGTCGCCCCCTCCGCGCGCGCCAGGATGTGGTGGGAGATCGCGATCGTCCTCGGGCTCTCGCTCGGCCAGTCCGCGATCTACTCGATCGTGAACATCGTCGACCTGTCGACGCGCGGGAAGGCGCTCGCGGACCAGACGGCGCAGGTGAACGCGTCCCAGTCCAGTCGGGAGCTGTTCGACTTCCTCTATCAGGTGCTCGGCAACCTGTTCCCGCTGTTTGCCGTCGCCCTGGTGATCTACCTGCTCTGGCAGCCGCAGCGCAGCGGCTTCCGCCGGATCGGTTTCGACCTCACCCGGCCGTGGAGGGATCTCGGCGGCGGGATGCTGCTGTTCTTGACGATCGGCGTGCCCGGCATCCTCTTCTATGCGCTCGGGCGGGTGCTCGGTGTGACGGTGACCGTCCAGGCCTCGCCGCTGGACACGCACTGGTGGACGGTGCCGGTGCTCGTGCTCGCCGCACTGCGGGCCGGGCTGCAGGAGGAGGTCATCGTCGTCGGCTACCTCTTCACCCGGCTGCGCCAGCTCGGCTGGGGACGGTGGACGATCATCCTGGCCGCGGCGCTGCTGCGCGGCAGCTACCACCTGTACCAAGGCTTCGGGCCGTTCGTGGGGAACGCCATCATGGGCGTCGTCTTCGGCTGGTGTTACACGCGCTGGGGCCGGGTGGCCCCGCTCGTCGTCGCCCACGTCGTCATCGACATCGTCTCCTTCGTCGGCTACCCCCTCGCCGTCGCCCTCTGGCCCGCCATCTTCGCCTGA
- the gcvP gene encoding aminomethyl-transferring glycine dehydrogenase: MSELFQTRHIGIDEDAQRTMLSVLGHDSVEALVSAAVPASIRVDTARTSALPAPVSERAALRELRAIASRNTVNRSLIGLGYYGTITPAVIKRNVLENPGWYTAYTPYQPEISQGRLEALINFQTMVSDLTGLDTANASMLDEGTAVVEGMLLARRASKARSARFVVDADTFPQTLALLRNRAEAVGIELVVLDLASTPADSPELADAFGLFVQYPGASGRVWNPEPVFAAARAAGAIVVAAADLLALTLLRSPGELGADVAVGTSQRFGVPMGFGGPHAGYMAVRKGLERQLPGRLVGVSQDAIGKPAYRLTLQTREQHIRREKATSNICTAQVLLAVMAAIYAVYHGPVGLRAIGRHVHLSTVAVADALRAAGVEVRSRSFFDTLVAEVDDAAAVVARAHDHGILLHAVDAGLVSLSMDEEAAADLRDGSFPLADLIRVLGGTAEDDVEAVFGSDVSFEAELTRSSDYLTHPVFSTHHSETAMMRYLRQLQDRDYALDRGMIPLGSCTMKLNAATEMEAVTWPEFAALHPFAPAQDVAGSLELIDQLEAWLADVTGYDTVSLQPNAGSQGELAGLLAIRGYHRSRGDEQRTVCLIPQSAHGTNAASAVLAGMSVVVVATDELGNVDLDDLRAKIAEHADDLAALMITYPSTHGVYEHEVVAITDAVHAAGGQVYVDGANLNALLGYARFGDFGGDVSHLNLHKTFCIPHGGGGPGVGPVAAKAHLAPFLPGHPLAQDATHPVASGGRIEHGGGPVSAAPYGSPSILPISWAYVRMMGAQGLKDATGAAVLAANYVAARLREHFPVLYAGENGLVAHECILDVRPLTESTGVTVDDVAKRLIDFGFHAPTMSFPVAGTLMVEPTESEDIAELDRFVAAMVAIRAEADAVAAGDWPADDNPLRNAPHTAESVVASDWTHPYSREQAVYPVPTLVRNKYWPPVRRIDQAYGDRNLFCACPPPEAFA; the protein is encoded by the coding sequence ATGAGCGAACTGTTCCAGACGCGTCACATCGGCATCGACGAGGACGCGCAGCGTACCATGCTGTCCGTGCTCGGGCACGACTCGGTTGAGGCCCTGGTCTCCGCCGCCGTGCCGGCATCCATCCGGGTCGACACCGCGCGCACGTCCGCGCTGCCCGCGCCGGTGAGCGAGCGCGCCGCGCTCCGCGAGCTGCGGGCCATCGCCTCGCGCAACACGGTCAACCGCAGCCTGATCGGCCTCGGCTACTACGGCACGATCACGCCCGCCGTGATCAAGCGGAACGTCCTGGAGAACCCGGGCTGGTACACGGCGTACACGCCCTACCAGCCGGAGATCTCGCAGGGTCGCCTGGAGGCGCTGATCAATTTCCAGACGATGGTCTCCGACCTCACCGGTCTCGACACGGCCAACGCGTCGATGCTCGACGAGGGGACCGCCGTCGTCGAGGGGATGCTGCTGGCGCGCCGCGCATCCAAGGCACGCTCCGCGCGGTTCGTCGTCGACGCCGACACCTTCCCGCAGACGCTCGCGCTGCTGCGCAACCGTGCCGAGGCCGTCGGCATCGAGCTGGTCGTGCTCGACCTCGCATCGACACCCGCCGATTCCCCGGAGCTCGCGGACGCGTTCGGTCTCTTCGTGCAGTACCCGGGCGCCTCCGGCCGGGTCTGGAACCCGGAGCCGGTGTTCGCCGCCGCAAGGGCCGCCGGTGCGATCGTGGTCGCCGCCGCCGACCTGCTCGCGCTGACGCTGCTCCGCTCGCCGGGCGAGCTCGGCGCGGACGTCGCCGTCGGCACCAGCCAGCGCTTCGGCGTCCCGATGGGCTTCGGCGGCCCGCACGCCGGCTACATGGCCGTGCGCAAGGGTCTCGAGCGGCAGCTCCCCGGACGCCTTGTGGGCGTCTCGCAGGACGCGATCGGCAAGCCCGCCTACCGGCTGACGCTGCAGACCCGAGAGCAGCACATCCGTCGCGAGAAGGCGACCTCGAACATCTGCACCGCCCAGGTGCTGCTCGCGGTAATGGCCGCGATCTACGCCGTCTACCACGGTCCCGTGGGCCTCCGGGCCATCGGCCGCCACGTGCACCTGTCCACCGTGGCCGTCGCCGACGCGCTGCGCGCGGCGGGGGTCGAGGTGCGCTCGCGCTCCTTCTTCGACACGCTGGTGGCCGAGGTGGACGACGCGGCGGCGGTCGTGGCGCGCGCGCATGACCACGGCATCCTGCTGCACGCGGTCGATGCGGGCCTGGTCTCGCTCAGCATGGACGAGGAGGCGGCCGCGGACCTCCGCGACGGCAGCTTCCCGCTCGCCGACCTCATCCGGGTGCTCGGCGGCACGGCCGAGGACGACGTGGAGGCGGTCTTCGGCTCCGACGTCTCCTTCGAGGCCGAGCTGACCCGCAGCTCCGACTACCTCACGCATCCCGTCTTCTCCACGCACCACTCGGAGACCGCGATGATGCGCTACCTCCGCCAGCTGCAGGACAGGGACTACGCGCTCGACCGCGGCATGATCCCGCTCGGCTCGTGCACCATGAAGCTGAACGCGGCGACCGAGATGGAGGCGGTGACCTGGCCCGAGTTCGCCGCGCTGCACCCGTTCGCCCCTGCACAGGACGTCGCAGGCTCGCTCGAGCTCATCGATCAGCTGGAGGCCTGGCTCGCGGACGTCACCGGCTATGACACGGTGTCCCTGCAGCCGAACGCCGGAAGCCAGGGCGAGCTCGCCGGCCTGCTGGCCATCCGCGGCTACCACCGTTCGCGCGGCGACGAGCAGCGCACGGTCTGCCTCATCCCGCAGTCCGCCCACGGCACGAACGCCGCGTCCGCTGTGCTCGCCGGGATGAGCGTGGTCGTCGTCGCCACCGACGAGCTCGGCAACGTCGACCTCGACGACCTGCGCGCGAAGATCGCCGAGCACGCCGACGACCTCGCCGCGCTGATGATCACTTACCCGTCGACGCACGGCGTCTACGAGCACGAGGTCGTCGCGATCACCGACGCTGTGCACGCCGCCGGGGGACAGGTCTACGTCGACGGCGCCAACCTGAACGCCCTGCTCGGCTACGCGCGCTTCGGCGACTTCGGTGGAGACGTCAGCCACCTGAACCTGCACAAGACCTTCTGCATCCCGCACGGCGGCGGTGGTCCCGGCGTCGGCCCGGTCGCGGCGAAGGCGCACCTCGCCCCCTTCCTGCCCGGGCACCCGCTCGCGCAGGACGCGACGCACCCTGTCGCGTCCGGGGGACGGATCGAGCACGGCGGCGGACCGGTCTCCGCCGCGCCGTACGGCAGCCCGAGCATCCTGCCGATCAGCTGGGCGTACGTCCGGATGATGGGCGCGCAGGGCCTGAAGGACGCGACCGGCGCCGCGGTGCTGGCCGCGAACTACGTCGCCGCGCGCCTGCGCGAGCACTTCCCCGTGCTGTACGCGGGGGAGAACGGGCTCGTCGCGCACGAGTGCATCCTCGACGTGCGTCCGCTCACCGAGAGCACCGGCGTGACCGTGGACGATGTGGCCAAGCGGCTGATCGACTTCGGCTTCCACGCGCCCACGATGTCGTTCCCGGTCGCGGGCACGCTGATGGTGGAGCCGACTGAGAGCGAGGACATCGCCGAGCTCGACCGGTTCGTCGCGGCGATGGTCGCGATCCGCGCCGAGGCGGACGCCGTGGCGGCGGGGGACTGGCCGGCGGACGACAACCCGCTGCGGAACGCCCCGCACACCGCGGAGTCCGTCGTCGCCTCCGACTGGACGCACCCGTACAGCCGCGAGCAGGCCGTGTACCCGGTCCCGACCCTCGTCCGCAACAAGTACTGGCCGCCGGTGCGCCGCATCGATCAGGCCTACGGCGACCGTAACCTCTTCTGCGCCTGCCCGCCCCCCGAGGCCTTCGCCTAG
- a CDS encoding NUDIX domain-containing protein, translated as MTGHERASAMLAVSTVIFALRKDEETSGAPQVWLPLVRRIREPFEGRWALPGGPLRVGEDLAYAAARTLNDTTGLTPSYLEQLYAFGDATRSPGADRVVSIVYWALVRGEEAERASVGENVRWFPADELPPLAFDHNLIVEYALWRLRTKMEYSRIAHAFLGERFTLAQLREVHEAVLGRALDPANFRRTIEGSGAVVATDEYLTGTRHRPPRLYRYNDSIDLADAGPLPRQQHPFEREQS; from the coding sequence ATGACCGGACACGAGCGCGCGAGCGCGATGCTCGCCGTGTCGACGGTGATCTTCGCCCTGCGCAAGGACGAGGAGACGTCGGGCGCCCCACAGGTCTGGCTGCCGCTGGTGCGCCGCATCCGGGAGCCGTTCGAGGGCCGCTGGGCGCTGCCGGGCGGTCCGCTCCGGGTCGGCGAGGATCTCGCGTACGCCGCCGCCCGCACCCTCAACGACACCACGGGCCTGACGCCCAGCTACCTCGAACAGCTCTACGCCTTCGGCGACGCCACCCGCTCCCCCGGCGCCGACCGGGTCGTCTCGATCGTCTACTGGGCGCTCGTGCGCGGCGAGGAGGCGGAGCGGGCGAGCGTCGGCGAGAACGTGCGCTGGTTCCCCGCCGACGAGCTGCCCCCGCTGGCCTTCGACCACAACCTCATCGTCGAGTACGCGCTCTGGCGGCTGCGCACGAAGATGGAGTACTCGCGGATCGCGCACGCGTTCCTCGGCGAGCGGTTCACCCTCGCCCAGCTGCGCGAGGTGCACGAGGCCGTCCTCGGTCGTGCGCTCGACCCCGCGAACTTCCGGCGGACGATCGAGGGCTCCGGCGCGGTCGTCGCGACCGACGAGTACCTCACCGGCACCCGGCACCGGCCGCCGCGGCTCTACCGCTACAACGACTCGATCGACCTCGCCGACGCGGGGCCGCTTCCCCGGCAGCAGCATCCCTTCGAAAGAGAGCAGTCATGA
- the nadA gene encoding quinolinate synthase NadA — MTIASVDTTIRLISRGELDGATCTPDLAEAPWSFDALAPSYGPGASMADPIPAHAPRQGELPEEYRTASKEELAERIRAAKATLGDRVAVMGHFYQRDEVVQYADFVGDSFQLANAAKARPEAEAIVFCGVHFMAETADIVSRPDQRVILPNLAAGCSMADMADLDSVQDCWEALEELYGTEPDADGRVPVIPVTYMNSSAALKAFCGEHGGIVCTSSNAATVLEWAFQRGRRVLFFPDQHLGRNTAKAMGVPLAQMPRWNPRKPLGGSDEQTLQDARVILWHGFCSVHKRFTVGQIEHARAEFPGVRVIVHPECPMEVVDAADEYGSTDYIVKAIQAAPAGSTFAIGTEINLVQRLAAEYPQHTIFCLDSVVCPCSTMYRIHPGYLAWVLEGLVRGEVLNQVSVPETVAAPARVALERMLAARPDTTMAA, encoded by the coding sequence ATGACCATCGCTTCGGTCGACACCACCATCCGCCTGATCTCGCGCGGCGAGCTCGACGGGGCGACCTGCACCCCCGACCTGGCGGAGGCGCCGTGGTCGTTCGACGCGCTCGCGCCCTCCTACGGCCCCGGCGCGTCCATGGCCGACCCGATCCCCGCGCACGCTCCGCGCCAGGGCGAGCTCCCTGAGGAGTACCGCACGGCGTCGAAGGAGGAGCTGGCCGAGCGCATCCGGGCCGCCAAGGCCACCCTCGGCGACCGGGTCGCGGTGATGGGCCACTTCTACCAGCGCGACGAGGTCGTGCAGTACGCGGACTTCGTCGGCGACTCCTTCCAGCTCGCCAACGCCGCGAAGGCCCGGCCGGAGGCGGAGGCGATCGTCTTCTGCGGCGTCCACTTCATGGCGGAGACGGCGGACATCGTCTCCCGGCCCGACCAGCGCGTCATCCTGCCGAACCTGGCGGCCGGCTGCTCGATGGCCGACATGGCCGACCTCGATTCGGTGCAGGACTGCTGGGAGGCGCTCGAGGAGCTGTACGGCACCGAACCGGACGCCGACGGTCGCGTTCCGGTCATCCCGGTGACCTACATGAACTCGTCGGCGGCGCTCAAGGCCTTCTGCGGCGAGCACGGCGGCATCGTGTGCACGTCCTCGAACGCGGCGACGGTGCTGGAGTGGGCGTTCCAGCGCGGCCGGCGCGTCCTCTTCTTCCCCGACCAGCACCTCGGCCGCAACACCGCGAAGGCGATGGGCGTGCCGCTCGCGCAGATGCCGCGCTGGAACCCGCGCAAGCCGCTCGGCGGCAGCGACGAGCAGACGCTCCAGGACGCGCGGGTGATCCTCTGGCACGGCTTCTGCTCGGTGCACAAGCGCTTCACCGTCGGCCAGATCGAACACGCGCGGGCCGAGTTCCCCGGCGTCCGCGTGATCGTGCACCCGGAGTGCCCGATGGAGGTCGTCGACGCCGCGGACGAGTACGGCTCCACCGACTACATCGTCAAGGCGATCCAGGCGGCGCCTGCCGGCTCCACCTTCGCGATCGGCACCGAGATCAACCTCGTGCAGCGCCTCGCCGCCGAGTACCCGCAGCACACGATCTTCTGCCTCGACTCGGTCGTCTGCCCGTGCTCGACGATGTACCGCATCCACCCCGGGTACCTGGCCTGGGTGCTCGAGGGCCTGGTGCGCGGCGAGGTGCTGAACCAGGTGAGCGTGCCGGAGACGGTCGCCGCGCCCGCGCGGGTGGCGCTGGAGCGGATGCTCGCGGCGCGCCCGGACACCACGATGGCGGCCTGA